One stretch of Chryseobacterium sp. LJ668 DNA includes these proteins:
- a CDS encoding HipA domain-containing protein — protein MHVQSLSSNYQTVFTKLFDRVGTGRIHFSSAMTMTGKNEEVSRSEQASYLDIVGFIENSRVDKDNNLKELWRRIIFNICISNTDYHLRLDMILIFKLI, from the coding sequence ATGCATGTGCAGTCTCTAAGCAGTAATTATCAAACAGTTTTCACTAAACTGTTTGATAGAGTTGGTACTGGTCGAATCCACTTCTCCTCAGCAATGACAATGACCGGTAAAAATGAAGAGGTGTCCAGATCAGAACAGGCGAGCTACCTAGATATAGTTGGTTTCATAGAAAACTCACGGGTGGATAAAGACAATAATCTAAAAGAATTATGGAGAAGGATTATTTTCAATATTTGTATATCAAATACAGATTATCATCTTAGATTAGACATGATATTAATATTCAAATTAATCTAA
- a CDS encoding porin: MLISILSTAQIRDSTQIKKVEDGIKYPQLQIKGLFQARYLVGMNKDVDVNGLHHADGSGTSNNFMVKYMRVQVRAQISKRTEVVVLANLADFKNDPKSRVLENAYLKYTFNKKLAITVGQYRPWFGIEETYPIDIIKSLDWSNQYTEFGKLGWTSFQIGLSATGQLEIGEIPFQYAVSIVNGNGKNQVSDNDNGKQYSTRLVFGLSKKYSINLGINGGIGEVLSKKIYAVGIDVSSLVHFDSKWSLDMQLEAKQATNHLLYFAVAPEQRTGSPDQYLIRGAYFLPNLRYEVNHRNLSAFELSCRYEYLDTNFRSNSNPRQTITPMFGLEFLKNYGARIQLGVQFDRYKNSIANTTQYNNNLFIIQVQSRF, from the coding sequence ATGTTAATCAGCATCTTGTCAACTGCGCAAATACGGGATTCTACACAAATCAAAAAGGTGGAAGATGGTATTAAATATCCTCAACTTCAGATCAAAGGTCTTTTTCAGGCACGTTATCTGGTTGGTATGAATAAAGATGTTGATGTAAATGGTCTTCATCACGCTGACGGATCAGGAACCAGCAACAATTTTATGGTTAAATACATGAGGGTTCAGGTGCGTGCCCAGATCAGCAAACGTACGGAAGTGGTGGTCCTTGCTAACCTTGCTGATTTTAAAAATGATCCGAAATCCAGAGTTCTGGAAAATGCATATCTAAAATATACTTTCAATAAGAAATTAGCGATTACTGTCGGACAGTACAGACCTTGGTTCGGTATTGAAGAAACGTATCCTATTGATATTATTAAGTCACTGGATTGGTCAAACCAATATACAGAATTCGGTAAATTAGGATGGACAAGTTTTCAAATTGGATTGTCTGCAACCGGACAGCTTGAAATAGGTGAAATTCCTTTTCAGTATGCAGTGTCAATTGTCAATGGAAACGGGAAAAATCAAGTGAGTGACAACGATAACGGAAAGCAGTATTCTACTCGATTGGTTTTTGGTCTTTCTAAAAAATACAGTATTAATCTTGGTATAAATGGTGGTATAGGCGAAGTTCTCAGCAAAAAGATCTATGCTGTAGGAATTGATGTAAGTTCTCTCGTACATTTTGATTCAAAATGGAGTCTGGATATGCAGCTTGAAGCTAAACAGGCAACGAACCATCTTCTTTATTTTGCTGTTGCTCCTGAACAGAGGACAGGAAGTCCGGATCAATACCTGATTCGTGGCGCTTACTTTCTCCCGAACTTAAGATATGAGGTCAATCACAGGAATCTGAGTGCCTTTGAATTATCTTGTCGTTATGAATATCTGGATACCAACTTTAGATCAAACTCAAATCCCAGACAAACCATTACACCCATGTTTGGCCTCGAATTTTTGAAAAATTATGGAGCTAGAATTCAGCTAGGGGTGCAGTTCGACCGGTATAAAAACAGCATAGCCAATACAACGCAATATAACAACAATCTATTTATTATTCAGGTACAAAGTAGATTTTAA
- a CDS encoding anion permease encodes MKEINFKGLAITFAVALILWFIPAPEGVTENAWHLFAIFAATILGIILKAAPMGTMCMMALGVTALSQVLAPGDAGKSITKALSGFGDKVIWLIGISFFIARGFIKTGLGNRIAFLFIRIFGKSSLGLAYGLGLADVCLAPAIPSNTARGGGIIFPIMKSMAMSFDSVPEKPETHRKLGSFLTLNSYYMNLIASSMFLTGTASNPMCQKFAAGFGINISWMSWAAAGFLPGLVAFLVVPLVLYKLYPPELKKTDGAPQMAAQKLKEMGPISKNEWLMLLAFFILLGLWIFGSALSIDATTTAFIGLTLLLLTSVLTWEDVKSEKGAWDTIVWFAVLVMMASSLNELGFIGWFSDLIKVKIGDMTWTVAFPVIILVYFFSHYIFASATAHVAAMYAALLGVGIAVGIPPMLLAMMLGFLGSIFGVLTHYGHGPAPVFFGSGYVDLKSWWIHGLEIGIVLLIIYMGVGGLWMKILGYY; translated from the coding sequence ATGAAAGAAATAAACTTTAAAGGCTTAGCAATTACGTTTGCTGTTGCTCTGATTCTATGGTTTATTCCGGCACCTGAAGGAGTAACAGAAAATGCCTGGCATCTGTTCGCTATTTTTGCAGCGACTATATTGGGAATCATACTAAAAGCTGCTCCTATGGGAACTATGTGCATGATGGCTCTTGGAGTAACCGCACTCAGTCAGGTTCTAGCACCGGGAGACGCGGGAAAATCAATCACAAAAGCACTTTCAGGTTTTGGAGATAAAGTAATCTGGCTTATTGGTATTTCATTCTTTATTGCGAGAGGGTTTATCAAAACCGGGTTAGGGAACAGAATAGCTTTTTTATTCATAAGAATATTTGGGAAAAGTTCTTTAGGTTTGGCGTATGGATTAGGTCTGGCAGACGTTTGTTTGGCACCTGCTATTCCCAGTAATACCGCTAGAGGTGGTGGGATTATCTTTCCGATTATGAAATCTATGGCGATGAGTTTCGATTCCGTACCTGAAAAACCTGAAACGCACAGAAAGCTCGGTTCCTTCCTAACATTAAACAGTTATTACATGAATCTGATTGCCTCGTCTATGTTCTTAACAGGAACAGCGAGTAACCCCATGTGTCAGAAGTTTGCCGCAGGATTTGGAATTAACATCAGCTGGATGTCATGGGCAGCTGCAGGTTTCTTGCCGGGATTGGTTGCATTCTTGGTAGTGCCTCTGGTTTTATATAAATTATATCCGCCTGAACTAAAGAAAACCGATGGTGCTCCTCAAATGGCTGCACAAAAATTAAAAGAAATGGGACCCATTTCCAAGAATGAATGGCTGATGTTATTGGCATTCTTTATTTTACTGGGTCTGTGGATTTTTGGCAGTGCATTATCGATCGATGCCACAACAACAGCTTTTATTGGTTTAACTTTACTCCTGCTGACTTCTGTATTAACCTGGGAGGATGTAAAATCCGAAAAAGGGGCATGGGATACCATTGTATGGTTTGCGGTACTGGTCATGATGGCAAGTTCATTGAATGAACTTGGTTTTATTGGATGGTTCAGTGATCTCATTAAAGTTAAAATTGGTGACATGACCTGGACCGTTGCCTTTCCTGTGATTATCTTGGTCTATTTCTTCAGTCACTATATTTTTGCAAGTGCGACCGCCCATGTTGCCGCTATGTATGCAGCTCTACTGGGGGTTGGTATTGCAGTTGGAATTCCTCCGATGTTACTGGCAATGATGCTGGGTTTTCTAGGTTCTATTTTTGGAGTACTGACGCACTACGGTCATGGTCCGGCTCCGGTATTTTTCGGAAGCGGATATGTTGACTTGAAATCTTGGTGGATTCACGGATTGGAAATAGGGATCGTACTGCTGATTATCTATATGGGAGTCGGTGGACTTTGGATGAAAATCTTGGGATATTATTAA
- a CDS encoding succinate dehydrogenase cytochrome b subunit, which translates to MLSTLSRKILMCLTGLFLCFFLLIHFLGNLQLFLSQEQAHLQFNAYSHFLSGNIAIKIVSYVLYASIILHAIDGLIITLKNKKTGGNYQYEKREENSKWYSRNMGILGTLILIFLVIHFQNFWYVYKFGSLPLDQDGNKDLYILVVAVFKEWWYVIIYVLSMVALCYHMIHGIYSATRTLGLFHPKFVKWFKIIGTAYSVVISIGFALMPVYIFFTAN; encoded by the coding sequence ATGCTTTCAACATTATCAAGAAAAATACTGATGTGTCTTACAGGACTTTTCCTCTGCTTTTTCCTGCTGATTCATTTCTTAGGAAATCTTCAGCTTTTTTTATCGCAGGAGCAGGCGCATCTGCAATTTAATGCCTACTCGCATTTTTTATCTGGAAATATTGCTATTAAAATTGTTTCCTATGTATTATATGCAAGTATTATTCTGCATGCAATTGATGGTCTAATCATCACGCTGAAAAATAAAAAGACAGGAGGGAATTATCAATATGAGAAACGAGAAGAAAATAGCAAATGGTACTCCAGAAATATGGGGATCCTGGGAACGTTGATTTTAATTTTTCTGGTGATCCATTTTCAGAATTTCTGGTATGTCTATAAATTTGGAAGTCTGCCATTGGATCAAGATGGAAACAAAGACCTTTACATATTAGTAGTGGCCGTTTTTAAAGAATGGTGGTATGTCATTATTTACGTTCTTTCAATGGTCGCATTATGCTACCATATGATTCATGGAATTTACAGTGCTACCAGAACATTGGGATTATTTCATCCGAAATTTGTCAAATGGTTTAAAATTATTGGAACTGCTTATTCAGTTGTCATCAGTATAGGATTTGCCCTAATGCCTGTTTATATATTTTTCACCGCCAATTAA